In the genome of Candidatus Cloacimonadota bacterium, the window CGTGTGCAAGCGGATTATGCCCTGCTTCATCCCAGGCTTTGGATGGATGACAACAGCTGGAATTTTGAACTGTGGGTGAAAAACGTTTCGGACCTGCAAACTCCCATCCCGGCTGAACTTCAGATCTATGTGGATGGTCTTCTTGTTGCATCCCACAGTGTGCCCTCCCTGCCGCCGGGAGATTCCCTGAATTTTGAGGCCGTCTTTCCCTCAAGCAGTGGAGTAAACCATGCAATATACAGCACGCTGGAACTTCCGAACGACCCGAACGAAGAAAACAACCACCTTGTTTTCCACCTTAATCCTGATGATGTGGGACTTCTGACTCTCAATGAAGTGATGTATTATCCCCAGCAGGGGCTGCAGGAATGGGTGGAAATTTTTATCCCGCTTCATCCCATCCGGAGCCAATACAAGTTTCGCGACAGGGCGGGCAACACAGCAAGATTCACTTTGCCGCCAAAAATCGGATATTTCGTCATCTGTCCGCAGCCGGAACTCCTTGCCTTGGAATATCCTGACTGTCCCCAGGATGTCATCATCGGCACCCAGGGTTGGGCGGCTTTGAACAACGATGGCGATGACCTTTATCTGCTTGATGGGGAAGACAATATCCTGGATTCCATGAGCTATGTCGGTTCCTCTTCCCACAGGGGAAAATCCTTGGAGCGAGCCACCGATAATCCCCAACTCTGGCGCGTTTCGCTGGATCCCTCAGGCTCAACCCCGGGGCGTAAGAACAGCCAACCCGCTGTCCCGCCTGATCTTGCGCATGGCATCAACGTGTCCGGAAGCCCTTGCAACCCTCTCGCGGGTGGAAGCATCATCGTTTCCTACAAACTGGAAAGCGACCAAAACAAGGTGAATTGCAAAATCTATGATCAAAGCGGGCGTCTGGTTCACATTTTGGCGGATCAAAACAACCTCCCAGGGGAAGGTGCCTTGATTTGGGATGGCAGATTTTCAAACGGAAAACCGGCTCCCCGTGGACGCTATTATATTCTATGGGAATCCCGGGCTTCAGGTGCCACGAAAGTCTTTCGCAAACAGCTTTCCGCCGTTGTTTTCCATCCCTGAATCAAGCCAAATATCCCTTCCCAAAAATATTGTGTTTGACACCCAAAGCCATTTTGCATAAATGGTTTTATTAATCCTGAAACCCATAAAAACGGAATCAGAGTACCCAAAACCCTAAGGAAATGTAATGGTTGGAATCGTTAATACCTACACCACGATTGGCATCGACGGTCAAAAGCTCACCGTGGAATGCGACAGCGCGAACCAAGTTTTCTTTGCCAGCATTGTGGGCATGGCAAGCACGGCGGTTAAAGAAAGCAAGGATCGCATCTTCGCCGCCTTGGAAAACTCTGGCTTCGACGCCGCCATCAAGCGCTTCACCATCAATCTTGCCCCCGCGGACATCAAAAAAGACAGCGCCGCGCTGGATTTACCCATCGCCATCGCTGTGCTGCAGAGCATCGGGCAACTCTCTGTGGAATATCTGCGCAAAACCGCCCTGGTTGGCGAGCTTTCCCTAAATGGCGATCTCCGACCCGTAAAAGGCGTATTGCCAATGGCTTTGGCTGCGAAACGGGATGGTTTGACCACCCTCGTTTTGCCCTCAGAAAACGCGCGCGAAGCAGCCATAATCGAAGGTTTGGATGTGATTCCCGTTGGCACTCTGCGCGAAGCTGTCACCTACCTGTGCGGCGAAAACCACATCAAACCCGCCCAAGTGGATAAAGAACAAATCTTTTCCGTCTTGAACGATTTTCCGCTGGATATGCGGGACGTGAAAGGCCAATTTCAGGTGAAACGCGCTTTGGAAGTCTCCGCCGCGGGTGGGCACAACCTTCTCATGATCGGCCCTCCCGGCTCAGGAAAAACCATGCTGGCGCGCCGCATTCCCACCATTTTGCCCGAACTTT includes:
- a CDS encoding YifB family Mg chelatase-like AAA ATPase, encoding MVGIVNTYTTIGIDGQKLTVECDSANQVFFASIVGMASTAVKESKDRIFAALENSGFDAAIKRFTINLAPADIKKDSAALDLPIAIAVLQSIGQLSVEYLRKTALVGELSLNGDLRPVKGVLPMALAAKRDGLTTLVLPSENAREAAIIEGLDVIPVGTLREAVTYLCGENHIKPAQVDKEQIFSVLNDFPLDMRDVKGQFQVKRALEVSAAGGHNLLMIGPPGSGKTMLARRIPTILPELSLNEALETTKIHSVAGFSKNFRNGILTTRPFRAPHHSCSENGLIGGGTFPRPGEVSLAHFGVLFLDELPEFKRGVLEVMRQPLEDGIVT